One Maribacter cobaltidurans genomic window carries:
- a CDS encoding mandelate racemase/muconate lactonizing enzyme family protein, translating into MKNSRRSFISKSLMAGAGLGMVSSTYGNEYVTAIDKNPKLSAPSDLKITDVKCGFIRRGSGLFVKIHTNQGIYGCGEGVDAVPGTYHLVKRMGFFLRDKSPFNVHKIFEDIRRAGHFGGAQSGTYVAVLSAIETALWDLAGKALDLPVYKLLGGKFRDKVRVYCDTALYRVRFPSPDDFATAAKDAISNWGFNALKFDLDYASDPDKYDRYNWTASPGEIIRMYDQLAAVREAVGPKIDLCVDMHGRYDHVTAQTIAKKVEDLNLTWLEEPIPAENFDAFKTLTEETSTPISAGENVYLGHGFKQLLDNGVDIIMPDLQKCGGLGEGQRIANLANLYYVPFSPHMVASFLGAMACAHVCATVPNFHLMEWQSYFHTDPMFKEIVTYDEGDWVKDSFVTVSEKPGIGVDINEDAMRKYAPEGIPFFE; encoded by the coding sequence ATGAAAAATTCAAGAAGATCTTTTATATCAAAATCACTAATGGCCGGTGCCGGTTTGGGTATGGTTTCAAGTACCTATGGTAACGAGTATGTAACGGCTATTGACAAAAACCCTAAGCTTTCTGCACCCTCTGATTTAAAGATTACGGATGTAAAATGTGGTTTTATTCGCCGTGGTAGTGGTCTGTTTGTGAAAATACATACCAATCAGGGAATTTATGGTTGTGGAGAGGGTGTAGATGCAGTACCCGGTACCTACCACCTAGTCAAAAGAATGGGCTTTTTTTTAAGAGACAAAAGTCCCTTCAATGTTCATAAAATATTTGAGGATATTCGCCGAGCAGGTCATTTCGGTGGTGCCCAGTCAGGTACTTATGTAGCTGTTCTTTCGGCTATAGAAACTGCTTTATGGGATTTGGCTGGCAAAGCTTTGGACTTGCCTGTTTACAAATTATTAGGTGGAAAATTTAGGGATAAAGTCCGCGTTTATTGTGACACGGCCTTGTATCGTGTTCGTTTCCCGTCACCGGACGATTTTGCAACTGCGGCCAAGGATGCCATAAGCAACTGGGGCTTTAACGCATTGAAGTTCGATTTGGACTATGCCAGCGACCCGGATAAATATGATCGTTATAATTGGACGGCGAGTCCAGGGGAAATCATAAGAATGTATGACCAACTAGCAGCAGTAAGGGAAGCCGTTGGTCCAAAAATAGACCTTTGTGTTGATATGCATGGGCGATATGATCATGTTACGGCCCAGACCATTGCAAAAAAGGTGGAAGATTTAAACCTGACCTGGTTGGAGGAACCCATTCCTGCTGAAAATTTTGATGCCTTTAAAACCCTTACGGAAGAAACCAGTACTCCGATTTCTGCAGGAGAAAATGTGTATTTAGGTCATGGGTTTAAACAACTGTTGGACAATGGCGTGGATATTATTATGCCAGACCTTCAAAAATGTGGAGGTCTAGGTGAAGGTCAACGTATAGCGAACTTGGCTAATCTTTACTATGTTCCCTTCTCACCGCATATGGTTGCTTCTTTCTTAGGCGCAATGGCCTGTGCACATGTTTGTGCCACAGTACCAAATTTCCATTTAATGGAATGGCAATCCTATTTCCATACAGATCCAATGTTCAAGGAAATCGTTACGTATGACGAGGGAGACTGGGTAAAAGACAGTTTTGTAACAGTTTCAGAAAAACCAGGTATTGGAGTGGACATCAATGAAGATGCCATGCGAAAATATGCTCCTGAAGGAATACCATTTTTTGAATAA
- a CDS encoding zinc-binding alcohol dehydrogenase family protein encodes MKYIVCEEPNYFVLNEKDVPTRKEGEALLKVHRVGICGTDLHAYKGSQAFFKYPRILGHELAAEVLEIGENKQGLKAGDHVIIMPYVSCGTCVACKKGKTNCCTNIKVLGVHVDGGMQEIISVPTDLLIPAGNLSFNQMAIIEPLAIGAHALRRAGVQKGETIVVIGCGPIGIGLMKLAQIIGANVIALDVNTDRLNYARNEIGVAHAFPVQENPQEKISEITNGDMATAVFDATGNRKALESGIDYMSHGGRYVLVGLSKGELTYNHPQIHAKETTLMCSRNATLEDFQFVIEHIGQFPTDTFVTHEVHFSEMISNFDSWLLPETGVVKAMVTFD; translated from the coding sequence ATGAAATATATAGTTTGCGAGGAGCCCAACTATTTTGTTTTGAACGAAAAGGATGTCCCAACAAGAAAAGAAGGAGAGGCCTTATTAAAAGTTCACCGTGTAGGAATATGCGGCACCGATCTACATGCGTATAAGGGTAGCCAGGCATTTTTTAAATATCCACGGATATTGGGGCATGAACTCGCCGCGGAGGTATTGGAAATCGGAGAAAATAAACAAGGCCTAAAAGCCGGAGACCATGTGATCATTATGCCCTATGTTAGTTGCGGTACTTGTGTAGCCTGCAAAAAAGGTAAAACGAACTGCTGTACAAACATTAAGGTACTTGGCGTCCACGTAGATGGTGGAATGCAAGAGATAATCAGCGTTCCAACTGATTTGCTAATTCCGGCAGGAAATCTATCCTTTAATCAAATGGCTATTATTGAACCTTTGGCCATTGGGGCCCATGCCCTTAGAAGGGCAGGGGTACAAAAAGGAGAAACCATCGTTGTAATCGGTTGTGGTCCCATTGGTATCGGATTGATGAAACTTGCCCAAATAATCGGAGCAAACGTAATTGCTTTAGATGTCAATACAGACCGATTGAACTATGCAAGGAATGAAATAGGGGTAGCCCATGCTTTCCCTGTTCAAGAGAATCCGCAGGAAAAAATATCAGAAATCACAAACGGGGATATGGCAACAGCCGTTTTTGATGCTACAGGAAACCGCAAGGCGTTGGAGTCGGGCATCGACTATATGTCGCACGGGGGCAGATATGTTTTGGTAGGGCTTTCCAAAGGGGAGTTGACCTATAACCACCCCCAAATCCATGCTAAGGAAACGACACTTATGTGCAGTAGAAATGCCACATTGGAGGATTTTCAGTTCGTCATAGAACATATTGGACAATTTCCGACCGATACTTTTGTAACACATGAAGTACATTTTTCAGAAATGATATCAAATTTTGATTCTTGGTTACTTCCGGAAACGGGTGTGGTAAAGGCGATGGTTACTTTTGACTGA
- a CDS encoding bile acid:sodium symporter family protein — translation MGKLNIYSISLGLAGLLFLVIIGMIVTGNIDKAGPFVLGFFALLALGFNGYEKMKGLIFTTMIFAGVAAALYYPTYFTNFGDFKYTVLIIPLIQVIMFGMGTTMSIKDFAAVFQSPKGVLIGVSAQLIVMPIVGYCLAQISNFPPEIAAGIVLIGCSPSGVASNVMAFLANANVALSITITSLATLLAPFLTPLMMKLFAGEFIEIDVLAMMWSIVKMIIIPIGAGLLFNRIFGNRVKWLEKAMPLISMLAIGLIITIITAAGRDSLLEIGGILMVLVLVHNFFGYLLGYWYARLFRMTEEDSRTIAIEVGMQNAGLASGIANSLGKIATMGLAPAVFGPLMNITGSILASYWHGKPTEIESKVLETN, via the coding sequence TTGGGAAAACTAAATATATATTCAATTTCTTTGGGCTTGGCTGGCCTTTTATTTCTAGTAATTATTGGTATGATTGTGACGGGAAACATAGACAAAGCCGGACCCTTTGTTCTAGGTTTCTTTGCATTATTGGCACTTGGTTTCAATGGCTATGAAAAAATGAAGGGATTAATATTTACCACTATGATTTTTGCGGGTGTTGCCGCAGCTTTATATTACCCTACCTATTTTACCAATTTCGGGGATTTTAAGTACACGGTCTTGATCATACCATTAATACAGGTTATCATGTTCGGTATGGGGACTACCATGAGCATCAAGGATTTTGCCGCAGTATTTCAATCGCCTAAGGGAGTTCTTATCGGGGTTTCGGCACAGTTGATCGTAATGCCGATAGTGGGCTATTGTTTGGCCCAAATAAGTAATTTTCCACCGGAAATTGCGGCCGGAATTGTGCTTATTGGGTGTTCGCCCAGTGGTGTAGCATCCAACGTAATGGCATTTTTGGCCAACGCCAATGTCGCCCTTTCTATTACAATTACTTCGTTAGCAACATTACTCGCGCCTTTTTTGACACCTTTAATGATGAAGTTATTTGCTGGCGAATTCATTGAAATAGATGTTCTTGCCATGATGTGGAGTATCGTTAAAATGATAATCATACCTATTGGTGCCGGGCTACTTTTCAATAGGATATTCGGTAATAGGGTCAAATGGTTAGAAAAGGCTATGCCTTTAATTTCCATGCTGGCCATTGGACTAATAATTACAATTATTACTGCAGCGGGAAGGGACAGCCTGTTGGAAATAGGAGGGATTCTAATGGTTCTTGTACTTGTACATAACTTTTTCGGCTATTTGCTGGGATACTGGTATGCCAGACTGTTTCGTATGACGGAAGAGGATTCAAGAACAATTGCCATTGAAGTAGGTATGCAGAACGCTGGTCTGGCCTCGGGTATTGCCAACAGCCTTGGCAAAATTGCTACTATGGGGTTGGCTCCTGCGGTTTTTGGACCGTTAATGAACATAACGGGATCTATACTTGCCTCGTATTGGCACGGAAAGCCCACGGAGATAGAATCTAAAGTTTTGGAAACTAATTAA
- a CDS encoding nuclear transport factor 2 family protein produces the protein MNNQKSIKLPMLFRPSVILTLVSIFCFSLLSAQSDDKNVAKIEKTVTELYKAMVDKNKAILQDLTMDELTYGHSSGTIENKAEYVDGVLNGAFQFTEITPKDQTISISGKVGVVRHIFEAKGTNNGKPADVRIGCLLIFQKEGGGWKLLARQAYKL, from the coding sequence ATGAACAATCAGAAATCCATTAAGTTACCCATGCTGTTCAGGCCATCAGTAATTCTTACCCTGGTAAGCATATTCTGTTTTTCGTTATTATCGGCACAAAGCGATGATAAAAATGTTGCCAAAATAGAGAAAACGGTCACAGAATTATACAAAGCAATGGTAGATAAGAATAAGGCCATACTGCAGGACCTGACAATGGATGAATTAACCTATGGCCATTCTAGTGGTACTATAGAAAATAAAGCCGAATATGTTGATGGTGTATTGAATGGGGCATTCCAGTTTACGGAAATTACGCCCAAGGATCAAACCATTTCAATTTCAGGAAAAGTAGGTGTTGTGCGCCATATATTTGAGGCAAAAGGCACCAATAACGGTAAACCTGCAGATGTTAGAATTGGTTGCCTTTTGATTTTTCAAAAAGAAGGTGGTGGATGGAAATTATTGGCAAGACAAGCATATAAACTTTAA
- a CDS encoding Gfo/Idh/MocA family protein → MENQRRIFIKKAGIIGAAIAFSPNVLLSATAPKKEKLGVALVGLGYYSTDLLAPALQLTKNCELKGIVTGSPEKIPIWQEKYGIEDKNVYNYGNFDSISNNPDIDVIYVVLPPSMHAEYTIRAANTGKHVWCEKPMAPSVAECEAMIKACDDNKVKLAIGYRCQHDPNIQAYMNVAKERPFGKVKMVTSAAGYFDGRTNHWKQNKALGGGAMGDMGVYALQGARLATGEEPNSVMAQASTTRPEIYHEVEETMMFQLEFPSGARASCQTSFGINMNHLQVNYEKGWLKMEPHSSYNGNNGSMSDSTIINFPIENQQAKQMDEDAWAIMNQESLLVPGEEGLRDIRVVEAIYKSANQNCAVKI, encoded by the coding sequence ATGGAAAACCAAAGAAGAATTTTCATCAAAAAAGCGGGGATAATAGGTGCTGCGATAGCGTTTTCACCAAACGTATTATTATCGGCCACGGCTCCTAAAAAAGAAAAATTAGGGGTAGCCCTAGTTGGATTGGGTTACTATAGCACGGATCTTTTGGCCCCGGCATTGCAATTGACCAAGAATTGTGAGTTGAAGGGGATTGTTACGGGAAGCCCGGAGAAAATTCCAATATGGCAGGAAAAATATGGCATTGAGGATAAGAACGTTTATAACTATGGGAATTTTGACTCCATTTCCAATAACCCCGACATTGATGTTATCTATGTCGTGTTACCTCCTTCCATGCATGCTGAGTATACGATACGTGCTGCCAACACAGGAAAACATGTATGGTGCGAAAAGCCTATGGCTCCTTCTGTAGCTGAATGTGAAGCCATGATTAAGGCATGTGACGATAACAAGGTAAAATTGGCTATAGGGTATCGATGTCAGCATGACCCAAACATACAGGCTTACATGAACGTTGCCAAGGAACGCCCTTTTGGAAAGGTGAAAATGGTCACTTCCGCTGCTGGGTATTTTGATGGTAGAACAAACCATTGGAAACAGAACAAGGCTTTGGGAGGCGGTGCAATGGGGGATATGGGTGTTTATGCCTTACAAGGAGCTCGATTGGCCACAGGGGAAGAACCCAATTCCGTTATGGCACAAGCTTCCACAACACGACCAGAAATTTATCACGAAGTGGAAGAGACGATGATGTTTCAATTGGAATTTCCGAGTGGTGCCCGGGCCTCCTGTCAAACCAGTTTTGGGATAAACATGAACCATCTACAGGTCAATTATGAAAAAGGATGGCTTAAAATGGAGCCGCATTCTTCCTACAATGGCAACAACGGCAGTATGTCCGACAGTACCATAATTAATTTTCCCATAGAAAATCAACAGGCAAAGCAAATGGATGAAGATGCATGGGCCATAATGAACCAAGAATCTTTGTTGGTTCCTGGAGAGGAAGGCTTGAGGGATATTCGGGTCGTGGAGGCAATTTACAAGTCGGCAAATCAAAACTGTGCTGTAAAAATATAA
- a CDS encoding RraA family protein, producing MLRKKYMLIVVLVGLATQMMGQQISKEELIFLTPQWTGERFDDGRPKVSDALLERIKSVSVEEAWAVMKNEGYRYQIAEGWKMINPDSVLVGRAVTATFMPGRPDVWKAIDDRGKAQGKRGQNTWPVDILVKGDVYVADQFGADKDGPTIGDNVGNAIYAKSGNGIVYDGALRDVEGLMEIGGFTSYYTSYDASHHNPPGDLNTMLIGINQPTRIRTVTVMPGDVVLGKMGVVTFIPPHLAEKVATVSEVVRLRDMFGHQRIKDGVYTAGQIDTRWADEIEKDFSKWLNEHIDDLPVSREQIQEILKKRTW from the coding sequence ATGTTACGAAAAAAGTATATGCTCATTGTGGTTCTTGTCGGTTTGGCAACCCAAATGATGGGGCAACAAATCAGTAAGGAAGAACTCATTTTTTTAACTCCCCAATGGACGGGAGAACGTTTTGATGATGGAAGACCCAAGGTTTCCGATGCCCTTTTGGAAAGAATAAAATCCGTTAGTGTGGAAGAGGCTTGGGCCGTTATGAAGAATGAAGGGTACAGATATCAAATTGCCGAAGGTTGGAAAATGATAAACCCGGATAGTGTACTTGTAGGACGTGCGGTTACGGCAACCTTTATGCCTGGTCGGCCCGATGTTTGGAAAGCCATCGATGATCGAGGAAAGGCCCAAGGAAAGCGAGGACAGAATACGTGGCCGGTAGATATTTTGGTAAAAGGTGATGTTTACGTAGCCGACCAATTTGGAGCGGACAAAGATGGACCAACGATTGGGGATAACGTAGGTAATGCCATATATGCCAAATCTGGGAATGGAATTGTTTATGATGGTGCGCTAAGGGATGTTGAGGGACTCATGGAAATAGGTGGTTTTACTTCTTATTATACCAGTTATGATGCTTCACACCATAATCCGCCAGGGGATTTGAACACTATGCTGATTGGAATCAATCAACCTACCAGAATCAGAACGGTAACCGTAATGCCTGGAGACGTAGTCTTGGGAAAAATGGGAGTGGTAACCTTTATACCCCCACACTTGGCAGAAAAGGTGGCTACGGTTTCCGAAGTTGTCCGTTTACGGGACATGTTTGGGCATCAACGGATTAAGGATGGAGTTTACACTGCCGGACAAATTGATACACGTTGGGCCGATGAAATTGAAAAGGATTTTAGTAAATGGCTAAACGAACATATTGATGATCTTCCCGTATCCAGGGAACAAATTCAGGAAATATTAAAGAAACGTACATGGTAA
- a CDS encoding SusD/RagB family nutrient-binding outer membrane lipoprotein: MKTIKHFIPILLASLMIVGCDEDFVEVNTDPYAVRDINPALLFAGAQRSHLGNWTAEHTIVQQFVIPYNQGATLGFNFNEDIDGVNNPKWNESYPSVIRSLVQAIDLLGEDTDRTNLLSMIRIWKAQVFMGLVDTYGDVPYSEAGKAVGDFIYFPSYDDDEAIYEDLYKEITSALAALTPSGDFVSEDLFYGSNSSQPTNSASAQVEKWRKLGNSLLLRLGMRYSKVNPSKAESIVSEAFSGGVMTSNADNAYVKYDGNLYVWNDNNTLRDFSQFNYAAEPLVDQLKATDDPRAKYMIATYEDPGSVANDPNPDTDLANQFGVPIGVSDLELSDTSLGYRGPRGGGLDYSQINILSAASPAAPAFYVTYGQTSLLLAEAAFRGWISGNAQAYYEEGIRANMDIYSLYPNTEPIPTSEVDTYLAEPEVAYNASNALELINTQYWLTNFRNGTEAFANVRRSGFPDLARNDFNDNLLANGGDGYVHRMTYPDREGSANSDSYTAAVSAIGGDNLVSRVFWDVE; the protein is encoded by the coding sequence ATGAAAACGATAAAACATTTTATACCAATATTATTGGCATCCTTAATGATTGTGGGGTGCGATGAAGACTTTGTGGAAGTAAATACAGATCCATATGCCGTTAGGGATATTAACCCAGCTCTTCTATTCGCAGGAGCGCAAAGAAGCCATTTGGGCAATTGGACTGCTGAGCACACCATAGTACAGCAATTTGTAATTCCTTATAACCAGGGAGCCACCTTAGGCTTTAATTTTAATGAGGATATTGATGGGGTTAACAATCCCAAATGGAATGAATCTTACCCTTCGGTTATACGAAGTCTTGTACAGGCTATAGATTTGTTGGGTGAAGACACCGATAGAACCAATCTGTTAAGTATGATTCGTATTTGGAAAGCGCAAGTGTTCATGGGTCTGGTTGACACCTATGGGGACGTACCTTATTCCGAGGCAGGAAAGGCGGTTGGGGATTTCATTTACTTTCCTTCGTATGACGATGATGAGGCGATATATGAAGACCTGTATAAAGAAATAACAAGTGCATTGGCTGCCCTAACCCCAAGCGGTGATTTTGTTTCCGAGGATCTTTTCTATGGTAGCAATAGTAGCCAACCAACAAATTCCGCATCGGCCCAAGTCGAAAAGTGGAGAAAATTGGGAAATTCACTGTTGTTGAGATTAGGGATGAGATACAGCAAGGTAAATCCTTCCAAAGCCGAGTCCATTGTTTCGGAGGCTTTTTCTGGAGGAGTTATGACATCAAATGCCGATAATGCATATGTGAAATATGATGGAAACCTTTATGTTTGGAACGACAATAATACCTTAAGGGACTTCTCCCAGTTCAATTATGCGGCAGAACCCTTGGTGGATCAGTTGAAAGCTACCGATGATCCAAGGGCAAAATATATGATAGCGACTTATGAGGATCCCGGATCAGTCGCCAATGACCCCAATCCCGATACCGACTTGGCCAACCAATTCGGGGTTCCAATCGGTGTTTCGGATTTGGAACTGTCGGACACTTCCCTTGGATATCGAGGGCCACGTGGTGGTGGACTGGATTATAGTCAAATAAACATTTTATCTGCAGCTTCACCGGCAGCCCCAGCATTCTATGTTACTTACGGACAAACCTCACTTTTATTAGCAGAGGCTGCCTTTAGAGGTTGGATCTCTGGGAATGCCCAGGCTTATTATGAGGAAGGTATCAGAGCCAATATGGATATTTATTCATTATATCCCAATACGGAGCCCATACCAACGTCTGAAGTAGATACTTATTTAGCCGAACCTGAGGTTGCCTATAATGCTTCCAATGCGTTGGAACTTATAAATACTCAATATTGGCTGACCAACTTCCGTAATGGAACGGAAGCCTTTGCGAATGTTAGAAGAAGCGGATTTCCTGATTTAGCTCGCAATGATTTTAATGATAATTTATTGGCAAACGGTGGAGATGGATATGTGCACAGAATGACGTACCCTGATCGTGAGGGTTCTGCCAACTCGGATAGTTACACTGCAGCAGTCTCTGCCATAGGCGGGGATAATCTAGTTTCCAGGGTATTCTGGGATGTGGAATAA
- a CDS encoding RraA family protein gives MKNLRIIIALTCLVFGYEGISQGVAGSVEYIKELTSEWNGERFKDGRPKVSDALLKRMKNIQIEEAWGYLRRKGYNNQYEGEWEIIHPDSVMTGRVVTAQYMPLRPDYQKLIKLKGAKENRDTIGGSNSWPIQQLVPGDVYVADGYGRIIDGTLIGSNLGNAIYTNSKNGVIFDGGVRDVAGLLDIEGFNGWHKGADPSYLQEEMLTAINVPIRIGRATVLPGDVVLANRHGTVFIPSYLASELVLSSEIVGLRDLFGFQRLREKKYTAGQIDTRWTDEINADFENWLKSYPDSKLPMTRKELNDYMASRKN, from the coding sequence ATGAAAAATTTAAGGATAATAATTGCACTAACCTGTTTAGTTTTTGGGTATGAAGGAATCTCCCAAGGCGTAGCGGGGTCTGTAGAATATATTAAGGAATTAACCTCTGAATGGAACGGTGAGCGCTTCAAGGACGGGAGGCCCAAGGTCTCGGATGCCCTGTTGAAAAGAATGAAAAATATCCAAATAGAGGAGGCATGGGGATACTTGCGAAGAAAAGGATATAACAATCAATATGAGGGGGAATGGGAAATTATACACCCAGATAGTGTAATGACCGGAAGAGTAGTAACCGCCCAATACATGCCATTAAGGCCGGATTATCAAAAACTGATAAAATTAAAGGGAGCAAAGGAAAATAGGGATACCATAGGAGGAAGTAATTCATGGCCGATCCAGCAATTGGTTCCTGGGGATGTATATGTCGCAGATGGCTATGGTAGAATTATAGATGGTACATTAATAGGTTCCAATTTGGGAAATGCCATTTATACCAATTCCAAGAACGGGGTCATATTTGATGGCGGAGTTAGGGATGTTGCGGGGCTATTGGATATTGAAGGTTTCAATGGATGGCATAAGGGGGCGGACCCTTCCTATCTCCAGGAGGAAATGTTGACGGCCATCAATGTACCCATCCGCATTGGAAGGGCTACGGTATTGCCCGGGGATGTGGTTTTGGCAAATAGACATGGAACCGTATTTATACCGTCATATTTGGCTTCAGAATTAGTGCTTTCTTCCGAAATAGTTGGTCTAAGGGACCTTTTTGGATTCCAGAGATTACGTGAAAAAAAATATACAGCAGGCCAAATTGACACCCGCTGGACCGATGAAATCAATGCCGATTTTGAAAATTGGTTAAAATCCTATCCGGATAGTAAATTGCCCATGACCAGAAAAGAACTAAATGATTACATGGCGTCTAGAAAAAATTAA
- a CDS encoding mandelate racemase/muconate lactonizing enzyme family protein gives MENTLQKLISKFKKEEETFLALRNRELENPRTTDQRRNFLKKTALGGIAMTGMMGLGIEDTIAQTTSKVSRMSAPSELKITDMRYALTNVMGGTAIIKIETNQGIYGLGEVRDAADVRYALFLKSRILGENPCNVERIFKSIKQFGGPARQAGGVCAVEMALWDICGKAYNVPAWQLLGGRYRDKVRLYADTPEASSPEEQKRLIDFRVNEQGYTWLKMDVSIGELRGKPGTVVNGKFWENDNGVLAQWGDRRNMLSYGNTMHPFTQIQITEKGLEVLQQVVEDVRNMVGYEIPISTDHYGHFDLNNGIRLAKALDKYRLAWFEDMVPWQYNEQWRTITDAIETPTTTGEDIYLLKDFLPLIHDRAVDIVHPDLASSGGLLETKRIGDYAEEYGIAMAMHQAGTPVSFMANVHCAAATQNFLALEHHSVDVPWWESLVKTVGGFKMIDKGFATVPLTAPGLGIELDEEVVKAHLHPSDKTFFKSTEEWNELRSHDRTYS, from the coding sequence ATGGAAAACACACTGCAAAAACTAATATCGAAATTTAAAAAGGAGGAAGAAACTTTCTTGGCCCTTAGAAATAGGGAACTGGAAAATCCCAGAACCACGGACCAAAGAAGAAATTTCTTAAAGAAGACGGCATTGGGAGGCATCGCCATGACCGGTATGATGGGTCTTGGTATCGAGGATACCATTGCCCAAACAACTTCGAAGGTGAGTAGAATGTCTGCCCCTTCGGAGTTGAAGATTACCGATATGCGCTATGCCTTGACCAATGTTATGGGCGGTACGGCCATTATTAAAATCGAGACCAATCAAGGTATTTATGGTCTTGGTGAGGTAAGGGACGCCGCCGATGTTCGATATGCCCTGTTTTTGAAGAGTCGTATTTTAGGAGAAAACCCTTGTAACGTAGAAAGGATTTTTAAAAGTATCAAACAGTTCGGCGGACCTGCAAGACAGGCAGGTGGTGTGTGCGCGGTGGAAATGGCGCTATGGGATATTTGCGGAAAGGCATACAATGTTCCGGCCTGGCAGTTGTTGGGAGGAAGATATCGGGACAAGGTTAGACTATATGCGGATACACCGGAAGCATCTTCTCCAGAAGAACAAAAAAGACTGATTGACTTCAGGGTAAATGAACAAGGTTATACCTGGCTAAAAATGGATGTTTCCATTGGGGAGCTGCGCGGCAAACCGGGCACTGTAGTAAATGGTAAGTTCTGGGAGAACGATAATGGCGTTTTGGCACAATGGGGCGATCGTAGAAATATGCTGTCCTACGGCAATACGATGCATCCATTTACACAGATTCAGATTACCGAAAAAGGTCTGGAAGTTTTGCAGCAGGTTGTTGAGGACGTACGTAACATGGTCGGCTATGAAATTCCCATTTCTACTGATCACTATGGACATTTTGATTTGAACAACGGAATCCGTTTGGCAAAAGCCCTAGATAAGTATAGACTTGCTTGGTTTGAGGATATGGTTCCTTGGCAGTACAACGAGCAATGGAGGACCATAACCGATGCCATTGAGACCCCAACCACGACAGGTGAGGATATCTATTTGTTAAAGGATTTCCTGCCACTCATCCATGATAGGGCGGTCGACATCGTTCATCCAGATTTGGCCTCTTCCGGAGGACTTTTGGAAACAAAAAGAATCGGTGACTACGCGGAAGAATATGGCATAGCCATGGCGATGCATCAGGCGGGTACCCCGGTTTCTTTTATGGCCAATGTACACTGTGCCGCGGCTACCCAAAACTTTTTGGCCTTGGAGCATCACTCCGTCGATGTGCCTTGGTGGGAAAGTTTGGTGAAAACAGTTGGTGGTTTCAAAATGATCGATAAAGGTTTTGCCACCGTACCGCTGACAGCACCAGGTTTGGGTATCGAGTTGGATGAAGAAGTAGTCAAGGCCCATTTACATCCTTCGGATAAGACTTTCTTTAAGTCTACCGAGGAATGGAACGAGTTAAGATCACACGATAGAACGTATAGTTAA